TATGTTCAAAATAAATTCGTTGAGCTCACTTTTGTTGGGGTAATCTATATAGCTATAGGCTAAAATTACTCCATCTTAAACTCATAACTCGGGTTAACTAGTCGATGAGCTCTTTGCAATCCTTATTTATTGTTGAAGACGACATAAAGCTTCGCTCAATGCTAGAAGAATACTTCGTTAAACAAGATTTTGAAGTGACAACGTTCGAAGACGGTAGTAGCGCCGTTGAGGCAGTTGTCCAACATCAGCCTGATCTGTTGTTACTTGATCTGATGTTGCCCGGAATGGATGGCCTGACAATTTGTAGACAGATTCGAGCCAAGTATTCCGGTAAAGTCCTAATGCTGACGGCAAGTGATGATGATTTTGACCATGTTGCGGCACTTGAAATTGGTGCCGACGATTTCGTCAGCAAACCGATAAAACCACGTGTATTACTCGCACGTATGAGAATGCTGTTAAGACGAAACTCTCTTAGTGAAACATCTACTGAAATTGATTCAAAACCATTGAGTACACTGACATACGGTCAGCTCAGTCTCAATCAGGCACGTAAAATCTGTGTTCTTGACGGAACTCAGGTCAGCATGTCTGACAGCGACTTTGATTTGCTTTGGATACTGGCTAGTGCCCCAGATGAAGTGTTGTCTCGTGACTTTCTAACCCAGACGTTGAGAGGTATCGAATACGATGGTTTGGACCGTACCATAGACAACAAAGTGGTCAGTCTCAGAAAAAAACTGGGTGACAACTCAGCGACACCCAAACGCATCATCACTGTTAGAGGGAAAGGGTATTTGTTTGTACCAGATAGTTGGTGAAAATCTTTGAGGATGATGTATGCGCCGAATCTACATTGAGGCATTTTTTGGTTTGTTGGTGTTGTTCACGCTGAGTCTGGTAGCGTATGAAATCATTATTTATCAACTTAATACAGACTATGACTATGTTCTAGAAGACTTAGAAGGTGCTGCATTTAGGGATGTCTTAATGACAATCTCTGACCATCAGGGCAAAGAGAGTGCTTTGATAGTTTTGAACGAGTTTATTGCCAATACGGCGAAAACGTTGACGGCTTTTCCAAGCTCTGACGTACCACAGGAAGTAAAGAACTATTTCACTAATGACCGTGTTCATCCATTCACATTTTATGACGATGAGCGCGATTTCTGGTTCATGTTGTCATCTCCCGATATTATTTATCGCGTCCAACCTGATGTGAAATCGGCGCTGCGTAAAGCCATAGAGTTTGATGATGATATTCTCTGGGGTTTTATTCTCGGTGGGTTCTTTATTTACAGCTCAGGACTTATTTGGTTCTTAAGCAGGCGGGTCCGTATTCTTGAAGAAGTTACCATGAAATTCGCGAAAGGTGATTTTAACTCAAGAGCGCCGACGGGTAGCAGGCATCGTGTCGGTTCCCTCAATGACAGTTTCAATTACATGGCAGATAAGATATCCGACCTTATAACCAGCAACCGCTCGTTAACAAACTCTATCGCCCATGACTTACGAACGCCTGTTTTCCGCATTCAGTGGCAGGCTGAAATGCTCCAAGATGAGAGTCTAACTCAACAGCAGCATGATAAAATAGCCAGTATTATCGAAGATACGGAAGAGATGGAACAAATGGTCGATGAACTTCTCTACTTTGCTAAGGTAGAGCGTCCAGATTCAGTGCTGCATATTGAAGCTATTGAACTCCGTCCGTTTATGCTCGGCCTGACTAATAAAGTGCCTGATGCCAAAGTAAATGTGGTGTCGTTAGAGATTGAAGACAACTTGTTTCTAGAGGCAGACGCCTCTCTGCTAAAGCGGGCGGTTAATAACCTACTTTCGAATGCGTTACGTTATGCGGATCAGAAAGTCCAGCTCTCTGCGAAGCTGGAGAATGAAACCATCCTACTTACCGTTGAAGATGATGGCCCAGGAATTCCAACGGACCACTGGAACTATATTTTTGACCCCTTCTACAGCGCAGATCCATCAAGAAGTAAAGCTAATACTGGCTATGGATTAGGGCTAGCGATCGTCAAACTGATCGTTGAACGACACGGCGGGCGCGCAAAAGTTGGGGCTAGTTTACTCGGTGGCGCTAAATTTACTCTACAAATTCCACGTTTGTCAGAGGGGCCTGACAAACCGTGACAAAGGAGTGACAAAGTAAAGATATTGTCAGCGAGAATCGTTTTGTACAGTGTTCATAACAAGTTAACACAAGGACAAAACAATGAAAAAGCTAACGATTCTAGTCTCAACTATAGTCGCGGCAACGGCAGCCCAAGCTGCTGGTGATACATATATTCGAAACGGCAACATCTATACCAAAGAAAATAGCTGGATTGCTGAACTTGGCGGCGCTGGAGTGAGCGATCTGTACAAGGATCAGAAGCATAATGCGACAATTCTTGGAAACTTTGGTTACCAAGGTGAAGATTTCAATGCTAGCCTGCAAGGACTCAACTACCGATTCCTTGGCAATACTGGTGATATGTTCAACATGAGCGGCTATTTGGGCACCTCTGGGTTGATGTATGATCATGACACTTCAGACTTCCTGAAAGGTATGGATAAGCGAAAAGCGAGTCTTGACCTTGGTATCAACGCTGACTTCCACTTATCTCAAGGCACAATTTCTACTTATGCTCAGCATGATGTTACTAATACTTATGATGGCTACTTAGCTGGTGTGACTTACTTTTTGCCAATGACTGTCGGTAGTATGGACTTAGTCCCATTTGCTGGTTTGACTTATCAAAGCAAAGATTATGTCGACTACTACTTTGGTGTGAAAAACAAAGAAGCGACCCAATCTCGC
This window of the Vibrio neptunius genome carries:
- a CDS encoding response regulator, which encodes MSSLQSLFIVEDDIKLRSMLEEYFVKQDFEVTTFEDGSSAVEAVVQHQPDLLLLDLMLPGMDGLTICRQIRAKYSGKVLMLTASDDDFDHVAALEIGADDFVSKPIKPRVLLARMRMLLRRNSLSETSTEIDSKPLSTLTYGQLSLNQARKICVLDGTQVSMSDSDFDLLWILASAPDEVLSRDFLTQTLRGIEYDGLDRTIDNKVVSLRKKLGDNSATPKRIITVRGKGYLFVPDSW
- a CDS encoding HAMP domain-containing protein, which produces MRRIYIEAFFGLLVLFTLSLVAYEIIIYQLNTDYDYVLEDLEGAAFRDVLMTISDHQGKESALIVLNEFIANTAKTLTAFPSSDVPQEVKNYFTNDRVHPFTFYDDERDFWFMLSSPDIIYRVQPDVKSALRKAIEFDDDILWGFILGGFFIYSSGLIWFLSRRVRILEEVTMKFAKGDFNSRAPTGSRHRVGSLNDSFNYMADKISDLITSNRSLTNSIAHDLRTPVFRIQWQAEMLQDESLTQQQHDKIASIIEDTEEMEQMVDELLYFAKVERPDSVLHIEAIELRPFMLGLTNKVPDAKVNVVSLEIEDNLFLEADASLLKRAVNNLLSNALRYADQKVQLSAKLENETILLTVEDDGPGIPTDHWNYIFDPFYSADPSRSKANTGYGLGLAIVKLIVERHGGRAKVGASLLGGAKFTLQIPRLSEGPDKP
- a CDS encoding MipA/OmpV family protein codes for the protein MKKLTILVSTIVAATAAQAAGDTYIRNGNIYTKENSWIAELGGAGVSDLYKDQKHNATILGNFGYQGEDFNASLQGLNYRFLGNTGDMFNMSGYLGTSGLMYDHDTSDFLKGMDKRKASLDLGINADFHLSQGTISTYAQHDVTNTYDGYLAGVTYFLPMTVGSMDLVPFAGLTYQSKDYVDYYFGVKNKEATQSRKAYEGSGDVSYNLGYKLILPINDSWELTQTTAYTRLGDNIADSPIVDSANQWAVGATVAYRF